The following are encoded in a window of Salmo trutta chromosome 9, fSalTru1.1, whole genome shotgun sequence genomic DNA:
- the LOC115200314 gene encoding calsenilin isoform X4: protein MGIQIQGMELFAIGVVMIMFVAVLKGFGILEPMSSFEDSSESDLELSTVRHQPEGLDQLQVQTKFTKKELQSLYRGFKNECPSGLVDEETFKTIYSQFFPQGDATTYAHFLFNAFDMDRNGSIRFEDFVIGLSVLLRGTVTEKLNWAFNLYDINKDGYITKEEMLAIMKSIYDMMGRYTYPSVRDEAPSEHVDKFFQKMDRNRDGVVTIDEFIETCQKREEGTSSEGSWRKKRVFASPNERTYLSEGRRRGQTTSWEWPPRIQTTTRRELSTNRSLRW, encoded by the exons ATGGGGATCCAGATCCAGGGTATGGAGCTGTTTGCCATTGGCGTGGTCATGATAATGTTTGTGGCAGTGCTCAAGGGCTTTGGCATCCTGGAGCCCATGTCCTCCTTTGAAG ACAGTAGTGAGAGTGATTTGGAGCTGTCTACGGTTCGTCACCAGCCAGAAGGCTTGGACCAGCTGCAGGTTCAGACCAAGTTCACCAAGAAGGAGCTCCAGTCTCTATACAGGGGCTTCAAGAAC gaGTGTCCCAGTGGTTTGGTTGATGAAGAGACGTTCAAGACCATCTATTCTCAGTTCTTTCCCcaaggag ACGCCACCACCTATGCACATTTCCTGTTCAATGCGTTTGATATGGACAGAAACGGGTCTATTCGTTTTGAGGACTTTGTGATCGGCCTGTCTGTTCTTCTGAGAGGGACAGTCACAGAGAAACTCAACTGGGCCTTCAACCTGTATGACATCAACAAGGACGGATACATCACTAAAGAG gagATGCTGGCTATTATGAAGTCCATCTATGATATGATGGGCAGGTACACCTACCCCAGTGTACGGGACGAGGCACCCTCTGAACATGTGGATAAGTTCTTCCAG AAGATGGACAGAAACCGAGATGGAGTGGTGACCATTGATGAGTTCATTGAGACCTGTCAGAAG agagaggagggaaccagCAGTGAGGGGAGCTGGAGAAAGAAAAGAGTGTTTGCTTCTCCAAATGAGAGGACATACCTTTCGGAAGGGAGAAGAAGAGGACAAACTACTTCTTGGGAATGGCCACCACGGATTCAGACCACCACCCGAAGGGAGCTCTCCACGAACAGATCATTAAGGTGGTGA
- the LOC115200314 gene encoding calsenilin isoform X6 has translation MFVKDSSESDLELSTVRHQPEGLDQLQVQTKFTKKELQSLYRGFKNECPSGLVDEETFKTIYSQFFPQGDATTYAHFLFNAFDMDRNGSIRFEDFVIGLSVLLRGTVTEKLNWAFNLYDINKDGYITKEEMLAIMKSIYDMMGRYTYPSVRDEAPSEHVDKFFQKMDRNRDGVVTIDEFIETCQKREEGTSSEGSWRKKRVFASPNERTYLSEGRRRGQTTSWEWPPRIQTTTRRELSTNRSLRW, from the exons ACAGTAGTGAGAGTGATTTGGAGCTGTCTACGGTTCGTCACCAGCCAGAAGGCTTGGACCAGCTGCAGGTTCAGACCAAGTTCACCAAGAAGGAGCTCCAGTCTCTATACAGGGGCTTCAAGAAC gaGTGTCCCAGTGGTTTGGTTGATGAAGAGACGTTCAAGACCATCTATTCTCAGTTCTTTCCCcaaggag ACGCCACCACCTATGCACATTTCCTGTTCAATGCGTTTGATATGGACAGAAACGGGTCTATTCGTTTTGAGGACTTTGTGATCGGCCTGTCTGTTCTTCTGAGAGGGACAGTCACAGAGAAACTCAACTGGGCCTTCAACCTGTATGACATCAACAAGGACGGATACATCACTAAAGAG gagATGCTGGCTATTATGAAGTCCATCTATGATATGATGGGCAGGTACACCTACCCCAGTGTACGGGACGAGGCACCCTCTGAACATGTGGATAAGTTCTTCCAG AAGATGGACAGAAACCGAGATGGAGTGGTGACCATTGATGAGTTCATTGAGACCTGTCAGAAG agagaggagggaaccagCAGTGAGGGGAGCTGGAGAAAGAAAAGAGTGTTTGCTTCTCCAAATGAGAGGACATACCTTTCGGAAGGGAGAAGAAGAGGACAAACTACTTCTTGGGAATGGCCACCACGGATTCAGACCACCACCCGAAGGGAGCTCTCCACGAACAGATCATTAAGGTGGTGA